Genomic window (Acinonyx jubatus isolate Ajub_Pintada_27869175 chromosome B1, VMU_Ajub_asm_v1.0, whole genome shotgun sequence):
cccgggtgccctaaGATGCAACTATTAATATAAGGTGACAAATGAGGGACAATTGCCCACGGAAGAGCCTAAAAAGGAGCATTCAGATTAGTAAGATGAATATCAAGAGAGAATaaagtcaggaaaagaaaaggagaaattccAAAGGCGGAAGAGTCAATGGTCTGGAATGCTGCAGTGACATAAAGGCCAAGATGTGTGCATAGTGTTTGGCAACAAAAAAGTCATCTATAACCTCAGTCAGTAGTTTCAGTGGAGTGGCGAATATGAAAGCTGGTATTGCAGTAGATTGAGGcagtaacagaagaaaataatgtaGAGACAAGTATAGGTCATTTTCTCAAGAAGCCTGGCtataaagggaaggagaaagactgATTAGTTTCTAGAAACATCAAAAGAATCTAGAGAGAGTTTTTTCACATCTTAAGATGAGAAAGACTTGACTGCCTTGATGTGGAGAAAAGATtctacctcaacaaaataaataaaagagaaatagagaggtGCTGGGGGGGGGCGCTGATCTTTGCATGTGCCTTACTATTATATTTTCAAGTCTTGCTTCCTCTTGACTGAAACTGTATGTATTCATTCTTCTACTTCTCTACTTTAGCATAGTGCTTAGGTCACAGTAGAAATTCTAGTATCTGTTAAGTGAATAAGTTGGTAAAAGAACTTAGAGGAGTAAAGAAAGTAATAACAggtaatattgaaaataaaaaggcataaatTGAGGGAATTATAATTTGATGGTTAATTTCCTCTGTGGAGTAATATATAGGTCATCTGCTGAAGGCAGTGGAAGAAAAACTATAGGAAAATGATTAaatttaacaccaaaaaaaaaaacccaaaaaataatctgattaaaatgggcagaggacctgaatagacatttttccaaaagaagacatacagatggtcaccagacacatgaaaacatgttcaacaacactcatcatcagggaaatgcaaatcaaaaccacagtgagatacaacctcactcatgtcagaatggctagtatcaaaaagacaaggaataataagtgttggtgaggatatggagaaaaaaaaaaaggaacacttgcaCACTGTtgggggaatgtaaattggtgtggtccctgtggaaaacagtatggaggatcctcaaaaaattaaaaatagaaatactgtatgatacagttaattccactactgggtatttacccaaagaaaacaaaaacactactttGGAAAGAtctatgcacccctatgtttactgcatcATTAcatacagtagccaagatatggaagcagcccaagtgtccactgagtaatgaatggataaagaagatgtggtggtgaggatggtggtgatggtggtggtgtgggggggggggggtgtgtgtggtgtgtttatatatacaatggaatactactcggccataaaaaagaatgagatcttgcaaTTAGAGGACATGGAAAAACCTAGgtggtattatgctaaatgaaataagaccgagaaagactaataccatatgatttcacctctgtgtggaatctaaaaaaataaaacaaaaccgaaatataaataaataaatgaacaaagcagaaacagacccataaacacaaaaaccaaatagGTGGTTTCCAGAAGGAAGAGGTTAGAaggatgggaaaaatgggtgaaagggaggtATAAGCTTCCAGTtagagaatgaataaatcacatgactaaaaggtatagcatagggaatacagtcagtggtattgtaatagtgttgtatggtgacggATGGTAGTtatgcttgtggtgagcacagcataacatatagagttgctgaatcactaggttgtacacctaaaactaatgtaactttGCATTTCAACTAAAcgtcaataaaataattttaagaaaggataaaactccacttttaatagaaaaaaaaagaatgattaaagATACAGTTACCATCATGAAATGAGAAGGGAATTGATTGGGATACAGAGAAGTCTTGCCAGGCAGTGTGGAAGATTCAGCTCAGACTAGAAACCATGTGTGTAATAGCACCTGGCCTAGTGCAGGGAAAATGTGCAAGAGCGTTTTTCTTTTAACTGGTAACAGGATATTGATTAGATAGAGAATGTAAATAAACCAGATAGGGACTccaatttggagaaaataaagaaaactgatgTTCTCTCCAAGCCATTTTCTCCCAAGAGatgggagaaaatgaaggaaCCGAGAGGACAGAGTTGTGGTCAGAGAGTCGCATGTTAAATTTTACAGAAGGAACAACTCTAGTGAGGACAAACCACAGGTCATAGCCTTGGATGTAAAGAGATAAAGTGCAATCAAAGTAAAGGTTACTAGAGATGACGAAGTTAAGGAACTGTGAGGCCAGAGTGACAAATGGCTTATCTGTGTGGACTTTGAGGTCACTCAGGATGATGGCAGGACACAGGAGATGATGATGAGCCAGGTGCCAAGATCTCTAGTGGTAGATGGTAGACAGCAATGTTACATGGGAACAGATGGTAGATAACGATAGATGGGGTAAACCACAGATAACTATGGTGAAGTAGGCTGGAAGGTGATAGCCAAAAGGAAATGGTCTCaaaagaaaagacttaaaaaaaaaaaaggcagacacaTGGTTTAGATGGGGAAGTAGAGAGCTGAGATTAATGCAAACCCATCTTCCAATGTCTGTGGTATGAGGGGCATAATAGATGAATGATCTTCCATTCAAAGTGCCTGAGGGAGACTCATTATTTGGGGGACAGAACTAGATTACAAATAAGTCAGAAAatgtggggtgcctaggtggctgagtcgggtaaatgtccaactcttgatttcagctcaggtcatgtctcacagtttgtgagttcgagtcctgaatCAGGCtacttgctgacagtgtggagcctgcttgggattctgggattctctttctctctctctttctctctctgtctgtgtctctctgcctgtcccctgctcactgtctctctcaaaataaataaacgtaaaaaaaaaagaaggcagacaaTGAAGGAGTTGTAAATCCTTCATGCAAGACCACTCAACTGACACATGTAGATCCCATAAAATGGCTGTCCTGGTATTAAGGACAATCAGCAAGCCACACTCACCATTATATGGTAAATGTCCTGTTATGCACTGCTATAATTCTAGAGTCTTTGGAAGAAAACCAACCAGCCGTGTCAAGTGCAAAATCTAAGACATAATTTAACAAGTctcaattatttctaaaatttagaaGATTATGGTTAAAACATAATGAAGTAGTCTCTGTAGGCAAACATTAGAATTCTTTCTCATTCCCCATTCACTGGTAGGGACTGGACAtagtctttccttttttaattaattaatttatttttcagagagagtggaCACATGCacaggaagggctgagagagagggggagagagaatcccaagcaggctccatgctgtcagtgcagagcccaacatggagctcaatcccacgaatagtgagatcgtgacctgagccaaaatcagaagtcagatgcttaactgactgaaccacccaggtgccccaggattggACAGTAATCTTAAAACTTCTTGTTGCTCCTTCCACCGGTCCCTCAAATCCTTCTCTTATATGGGCCTGATAGAGATGACTATTTTTCTCTGACATGTGCCAGTTAAACAAGTTGGGATTGAAATCCTCAGGTGATTAGAAAAGGCCTGAAAATGCTGTTTTCCATAAATGATACATGTTTTAAGTACTCTAGAAAAACGTTCCCTCCTACTATACAATGGGGTAAAAGGATTTCTCTGATCTCTAGAAAGCTATTCCTTTGTGATGAGCTTGAAACACTGTACTGCCCTTCCTCATGATGTCTCTGGTCTTCATGATGATACTAATATTTCCTTGGCTATCATGAATTAGCTGTTTTTGTCTGTTATGACTTTTATGGGACCTTTAGAAGATCATTACATTTGGGAGAAGTAGGCTTACCTGACCCACTCTTGGTAGTTCAGGACAGGCTTCTTAGACCTGTCCCAGTGGCCAAGCTGGGACCTGAAGCAACAGAAAGCATGCACATCCAGGAGACTGGAGACTGAAAGAGGTTTAGTATGCTTGGACCTTGAAGGAAACAGTAAGGAATGTCAAGAGACTGGAGATATGAGTAGAGGCTTCATAAGCCACAGTAGGAATGCAGTATGCATAATCCCCTGAAGGAATGGGATAGGGATCAGCAGGAGCTTCTGCTGATTTCCACTTCTTCCATACCATTCAGTAGCTGTTGTGGACTATGaaacccagagagagacagagcacagcttTACCTCCATAGCATCTGCACCCACATGCAATGCATACCCAATCCACCCACTCTCCCAAGCTGCAAGACCCTAAGTCTTCTGGCAttatcagagaagaaaataaagaactggGTCTGCCATCAGCTGGGGAGTCCAATTATATCATCAGTAGGAGAAGTCTGTAGGGAACTTGGTCTACAGGTTCTGTATAATCTTTCCTAGGTGGTGTCAGGTAAGTGATAAGAATTGAGAAGCTACAGAGTTGGGAAGCTGGAGAAGGAAAAGTACAACGTTAAAAATTTGATctagtcattttaaaaatccagtgatTCCAATCTATAGACAAGAGACTCCTAACTGACTTTAAATTAGGATACTAACACTGATAAATGGAAGACTGAAAAGTTTAACATGTTCATTCTGTTAGTAGGTTGGCCTGAGTCCAAGTGCTATTTGCTTACCTGATGCTACTCTGCTCCTTCTGGAAAGCTCAAATGTGGCCAGGAGACAAGATCATGTTCCGAAGGCACTGTTAGGTGAACAACGGTAAGAAGCCACTTCTTGCTTTTTCCTGCCTACCTTCCTAACTGGGTCAGACACTTTTAGTTCAGCCATGAGATTACAGAGTAGACAAATGTATTCCTGGAGGGAGCTATATGGCATCATGTTATCGTTAACAGGCAAATCCAAGTCATACCCAATCCCAAGTTAGTCACCAGTGAAGTCACTAAATACTTAAACAACTTTAAGGTGACTTTCTAATAAACAGCAGAAAGACAaggattttatttacaaaaaattaaagtggCTTGAGACctgggaaaaatataaaagtttattaatactgttgGAATTTCTTTCTCAGAGAATGAGGAGAGAAAGATTTACTGAGTACTTGATGTCTACCAGTTGCTCAGgtgtatgttttatataatttgttcacataaccccatgtattaggtattattattatcttcattttataaatgaagaaactgaggcttaaacaGATTAAGTAATTTCACCAAGGTCCTATATAGCAATGGGTGTTCtaggcagtattttttttaaatatgaaatttattgtcaaattggtttccatgcaacacccagtgctcatcccaacagatgccctcctcaatacccatcacccaccctcccctccctcccaccccccatcaactctcagattgttctcagtttttaagagtattttatggtttgccctccctcccttttttttccttcccctcccccatggtcttctgttaactttctcaggatccacacaagagtgaaaacatatggtatctgtctttctctgtatgacttatttcacttagcataacactctccagttccatccacgttgctacaaaaggccatatttcattctttctctatgccatgtagtattcccattgtgtatataaaccacaatttctttatccattcgtcagctgatggacatttaggctctttccataatttggctattgttgaaagtgctgctataaacattggggtacaagtgcccctatgcatcagcactcctgtgtcccttgggtaaattcctagcagtgctactgctgggtcatagggtagatctatttttgattttttgaggaacctccacagttttccagactggctgcaccagtttgcattcccaccaacacaacagtgcaagagggttccaatttctccatatcctctccagcatctatagtctcctgatttgttcattttagccattctgactgctgTGAGATGGtatgtgagtgtggttttgatttgtatttccctgatgaggagtgacgttgagcatcttttcatgtgcctgttggccatctggatgtcttctttagagaagtgtctattcatgttttctgcccatttcttccctggattatttgtttttcaggtgtggagtttgaattctttatagattttgggtactagtcctttgtccaatatgtcatttgcaaatatcttttcccattacattggttgccttttagttttgttgattgtttcctttgcagtgcagaagctttttatcttcatgaggtcccaatagttcatttttgcttttaattcccttgcctttggagatatgtcaagtaagaaattgctgaggctgggtcagagaggtgttttcctgctttctactctagggttttgatggtttcctatcgcacattcaggtcctttatccattttgagtttatttttgtgaatggtgtaagaaagtggtctagtttcattcttctgcatgttgctgcccagttctctcagcaccatttgttaaagagactgtcttttttccattggatattctttcctgctttgtcaaagattagttaaccGTACTtctgtgggtctaattctggagtctctattctatttcattggtctatatgtctgtttttgtgttactaccatgctgtcttgatgattacaggtttgtaatagaggctaaagtctgggatttgTAGGCAGTATTGAAACCCAagtctttttgtttctaaaatacatCTTCATTTTACTGTACCATATTTCTATTCCAGTGACCAGATACATCTATTTTTCTAACCTAGAAAGATATATTGGATCCATCATTCATGGCCTTCTAAATTCTCAAATGACCATAAGCAGTGAATTACCTGAGAGACTAGTCCTTGGCTTTAGAACTTTTCTACTGTTCTCAACTTGAAAGTATCTCAAATGATGAGGTTTTCAGTATCTttgacaaaagggagaaaaacaaagttgaggTAATCAACTTTTTTCCATAAAGCTAGTTACAAATGTAAAAGACTTCTATTATTCTAAAACTACAATCTCTCTCCCCCAgcacccctcttcctctccctgtctctatgttctgatgtctttttctcttttaatgaaaCAATGGAGCTAGTAGAAGGTAGTTTGCTTTTTAACATGCTTACAAGTAAGCATGTTTCAAGCATGTTTCAAATAATAAGTGGGCAAGTCCACTGAAAGAGTGTGTCCAATGAATATAATCAAAATTACAAACTTAATTCTGTTCCCCAATTTCCTGTTCAAATGTGTTAGTTATGTCCTTCCTCTAACTGCGAATGAAATTTTGGACATGCTCTGTAGCTTCTCTATTGACCTTTAGTTAATAAAATGTTCTCAGATCACATTCACTCACAGTAATAGTCTCTTTTTAGTAAGTGATAAGTTGAAGCTAGTTAATAATCAAAACTCTGATCTTCATAGTAAGTTAATGTGTTTCCTCTACCAGCCCAGTCCTGCTCCAGACTGAAAGCCtacagtgggggaagggagagataTGGTGACCtccttgtcttttttcctttttagctgACCTCCATGGCCTCGCCCTACATACACACTGAGTTTTAGCTTCTGATTGCACCAGGATTGGGGATGAGGGGAATAAAACAAAGATATGGTTTTAATTAATGGCATAGCTAAcatctggcttttgttttctctgcccaTGGCAGATGCTTGGAACTGATTCTTTCTCTTATAGAAGCTTTCATATAATCTAGCTACATTTctacatcttaaaatttttctcagtGGCCTATCACCATtcaagaccaaaacaaaaacttggcGAGTACTTACTCTGTGTCATGCACTGTACCATGTGCCAGGATATTTACCAACCCAAAAACACAATGTGAAAGAAcatattagtaaaataaataaatcttcagtCTCAATATCATATtaagtttaactttttatttaaatttggtcATAAAGTCTTACTTTACAAGTTAATTGCTATTGTAAAAAAGGGATAGGTCATTAATAGTCTCATTTCTCAGATGTTATTTGATATATGTTCTGAATTGTGTTACCTCCAATGTAGTGTGCACTTTGAACTTATAAGCAGAAAATCTATTTTCAAAGGGTATGCATTCGAGTTCTTGAAATAAATGTGCTCCCAAGTTTGTAGTTTAAGACAGAGTAGGCATTGTTTATCATGTTTTACAGCTGACTCCTAAATAACATGGGGGTCAGGAGCACCAACCAGCCCCATGCAGTCAGAAATCCTTGTGTAACTTttgattcctcaaaaacttaaccattaatagtctactgttgactggaagttttactgataacataaacagtcgatcacatattttgtatgtcacatgtattatatactgtattcttacacaATTCTTATTTCTctagtaagctagagaaaatactttaaaatacatttaaaatactgtgctgtatttatcaaaaaaaatccatatataagtgGCTCTGTatagttcaaactcatgttgttcaagggtcaactgtaattcaGTTGAATTTCAGGAGAGGAACCAAGAAATTTATAGAAAGATAAACTATGATGGGTTGGCATTAGTGTAGTTAGGTGaccttttaaactttaaacttcCACATCACAGTATGAAGTTGGTTCTGAgataagaaatagaataaattgtCCCCTAAGGACAGACCTGAATCTCTGACTGCCTAGAGGCTCACTCAACCGGAGATCATGGCTTTTGATGGTACTTGGAAGATAGACCGGAATGAGAACTATGACAAGTTCATGGAAAAAATGGGTAAGGACTTAATTCTTCAGTAGCTTATTTTATTCCTCACACATACTTTCCTTTCTAATTCTGTCTAAACCTCAGGGTTTAGGGAAGGCTCCTGTTCTGGTGGTAAGGATCCAGAATGTATGATGGTTCAGAGtagggaaaataatattttcacttcTTATATTAGGAAGACTACACTGTCTCACTAGTAGAAGCAAAGATTCTTTGAGTTCTCTGAAACAAAAAATATCCAGGTAGGTTTCATTCACTCTTTAACTAATGATTGTGCTTATACCAttgaaaactgactttttttttttttttttttttgcttagtaaAAAAGGGCAGTGTGTAATGAAAAGCTCAAAACTTTGAAACACTGAATTCTAGAGGATGGAAAAACAAAGATAGtaaagcaatgggaaaaaaaagttctatcAAAATTCACAATTCTAAATAACTTAGACTTAATTCTCATTCCTCTGACATGTAAAATTGGGGGAATAATCTCATGATTCCATGTGGTTTCTGTGTGAGTTTTAACTATCTTTAATATCTATTCCAATACTCTGGAAGTCCATACATTGTACAAGATGTGCAAACAAACTTCTgtcattcctcaaaaaataaaacctgcatCAATTATGTCCTATAGTTCCAGAATTCCATGTTGAAATTTATGGAATTTGCACATTCTTACACTAATGAATTTGACTGCAATATTtgccaattttctcatttttgtgacAGTCAGAAATGCTACAAAAAGCAAGGAGAATTATGAAGTTCAAAATTTGAAAGCTATTATGGAAAGTgaaaaaacgttttaaaaacactgtttttGCAGAATTAAAGTTccttataaatatatgaatatatttaatcctTCATTTGACATTTCTGGAATTTAGTTTACTTAACACTGAAACAAAAAGTTTGATAACtgtattaaaattattcagtTCTAAGATCCTACAATTctagttttcatttaatttttcttaagttttagaaaaatagcTTGAATCACTACTCTTGATCTAAGCTTGAACTTTTTCGGCAAGAGGCATTTTGAATGTTCTTGTGCAAAGACAATGCTATCAGGCTTTCTTCCCCACCCTCAAAACgtacataaacaaataagtaGAACAGGACttgttaaaataaacactttctatggcattttgacttttttctccAACATATTTTGCTTTGCAGGTGTTAATATGGTGAAAAGGAAGCTTGCAGCTCATGACAATCTGAAACTGACAATCAcacaagaaggaaataaattcacGGTCAAAGAATCCAGCAATTTTCGTAACATTGATATTGTTTTTGAGCTTGGTGTCACTTTTAATTACAGCCTAGCAGATGGAACTGAACTCAGTGTAAGAAACTTTTTATAAGCAatgcattcttgatttttttacaCAATACTaaaataatctgttttctgtcattgGATGTGGTCTAATTAAGTCTCCTTCATTTATTGAAGCAGCCAATAGTTTATCCACATTGTATCTTGCACAAATTGGCAGAATATTTAactataatgtttttattttcatacacATCTGTAAATAGTCTGGATTGAAcaataagaattagaaaaacatcCTTCAGGTGATTAACTATAGACCTATTattcataaagaaaatgataGCTCAGTGTTTTCAACATTATATAACTGATAGCAATAAAAACTTTCATATTTCTCTAACTTAAACATAatagtaatttaataaatataccaaaatagtaaaataagtgaataaattagtTAATGGATAAGTGACAAAATGGGAAAGTCTAATGCTACATTGTAGGTCATTGGGAATATACCTTTTAATgtttaagataaaaaattttagaaagtcaTACTtccaactgattttttaaaaacatttttgtcctCAGGATTTTGTAATTAAATTATATGTTGGTAATGACAAACTGTGAAATATCTTATCACTtatggtcatttttatttattatttattttttaaaggttttattatcaaacaatctctacacccagcttggggctggaacccacaacccaagatcaagagttggatgctccactgactgagccagccaggcacccctatgaccattttaaaattattacaacaattataaaattaaaacaaacacagggTTGTTAGGTTCTCCATGAAACTAACTTGAACTATGACTAAATTTAGGACACTCTTTGTAACATGAAACATTGAGAAAAATGCTGTTCATTTACCTTAAAGTTTAGCATTTGGAAACAACTGAGTGAGACAAGCATAATGGTTACCGACACATACTCTAGAGCCCCAAAACCTAggctgaatcctggctctgtgacTTTAGGTGAAGTActatgcttcagttttctcaaccataaaatggagataataatatctacttcacaACGTTATTGTAAAGATTGAAAAAGTAGATCTATAAATTGAGaacagagggcacctgggtgtctcagtagggtaagcatccaactcttaggctcaggtcatgatctcactgtttgagtttgagccccgtgcagggctctgtgttgacagcacacggcctgtttgggattctttgcctctctctctctctctctctctcccaaaaataaataaacatttaaaaataaacaataaactccCAAAAAACCCCACCTCAGAACAGTGTTTGACATACTTAAGACcctaaaaaatattatcattattattatttgttgtggttactattattattttacatattattattattattattattattattattattattattttacatatgtagGGTGCTTGGAGCCTAGAGGGAAATAAACTTGTTGGAAAATTCAAACGGGTAGACAATGGATGTGAACTGAATGCTATCCGAGAAATTGTAGGTGGTGAACTGGTCCAGGTGAGTTGTAAAAATATTACAGCTAtttcttaaagacaaaaataattacataacaataattttattttgtgattccTGAGTTATAGCTTCAACAAATAAACTTATACTGTTCtcataaatcttattttaaagagATACGTTATTTTCTGATGCCTATTTATTGAGGAGAGCTTATATATATGCCAAATATATCAGTGCCTATTGATAAccaaaaaatgtgttttgaagtGGGCATATCCTGCCTCTGTATAAAATGTTGCTAtcaagactaagaaaaaaaatattataatcatttcaaagctataataatactaatacttTTCTTAATTTAGCCTTAAATCTTAATGGCAAATTCTTCTATGTTTGTTAACACCTTTCAGACTTACACATATGAAGGAGTAGAAGCCAAGAGGATCTTCAAAAAGGAATGAGCTTCATTTTTGGAGCACAGCCCAGAACACAAATTGAATAGAAAATCTATATTGTATTAaaactgtttttctctccctGATTAGTCCTTTTGTAAACATAACCAGCGACTTATATTTCTAGTCTTGCCAaggcaaaagaagtaaaagctaattaggatttaatttgttttacattCTCTAAGATGTACATTTATTGCTGTATTCATGTTGGAAAAGAATTTGtgacatgttttaaaatagatgaataaactttGTTCCCACATTGCTTTGTAGGtagcttttcctttaaaaaaaaaaaaaagaaagaaaaagaaaaaagaacaaaaaggaggggcacctgggtggcttagttagttaagtatccaactctagGTTTTGGCCAGGGTCATGATTTTACGgctcgtgagtccaagccccacagcaagccccgcatctggctctatgctgacagtgtggagcctgcttgggattctctcactctcactctccctctctctgtccctcccctgctctctctctctctctatctctcggtctctctctctcaaaataaataaaacttaaaaaaaatttttaaatacagattaaaaaaaattaaataaataaagttatgcAACATATGCATTGATAGACTatacttccccccacccccacatttgGTAAACTGAAAACACAGACTGGATTGGGGTCTTTAAAATCTTACACTGGTtgtgatttttcagcagaaactttgcaggccaaaagggagtggcaggatatatttaaagtgctgaaagggaaaaatgtataaccaagaatactctaccctgcaaggttatcattcagaattaaaggagagatagagtttcccagagaAGCAAAAACTAAATGAGGtcatcatcactaaaccagcTGTACAAGAACTGTTAAAGGATcttctttaaatggaaaaggaaagtccacaactagaaataaaatatatgaaagaaaaaatctccATTGTAAAGCAAATATATGATCAAGGAAGTGCATTTGCTACTTAAAAGTTAGTATGacggttaaaaaacaaaaatagtaaaaacaccTATAACTacataaatagttttaaaatacataaaataaaaagatatataatatgacataaaaacaaaacatggg
Coding sequences:
- the FABP2 gene encoding fatty acid-binding protein, intestinal yields the protein MAFDGTWKIDRNENYDKFMEKMGVNMVKRKLAAHDNLKLTITQEGNKFTVKESSNFRNIDIVFELGVTFNYSLADGTELSGAWSLEGNKLVGKFKRVDNGCELNAIREIVGGELVQTYTYEGVEAKRIFKKE